A single window of Leclercia adecarboxylata DNA harbors:
- a CDS encoding MFS transporter — protein MSIYTRPVLLLLCGLLLLTLAIAVLNTLVPLWLAHENLPTWQVGMVSSSFFTGNLLGTLMTGSLIKRFGFNRSYYLASLIFAVGCAGLGLMVGFWSWMVWRFIAGVGCAMIWVVVESALMCSGTSRNRGRLLAAYMMVYYVGTVLGQLMVSKLPTDLMSVLPWVTGMVLAAILPLLFTRIVNQSSEHQEATHIWPMLRLRHARLGVNGCIISGIVLGSLYGLMPLYLNHQGVSDSGIGFWMAVMVSAGIIGQWPVGRLADRFGRLLVLRVQVFVVIMGCLAMLSNAAMAPALFILGAAGFTLYPVAMAWACEKVEHHQLVAMNQALLLSYTIGSLLGPTFTAMLMQNYSDNLLFIMIASVSFIYLLMLLRKAGEHPTPVAHA, from the coding sequence ATGTCGATCTATACCCGGCCAGTGCTCCTGTTGCTCTGTGGCCTGCTTTTGCTGACCCTCGCGATCGCGGTGTTAAACACGCTCGTCCCGCTGTGGCTCGCCCATGAAAACTTACCGACCTGGCAGGTGGGTATGGTCAGCTCGTCCTTTTTTACCGGTAATTTGCTGGGCACCCTGATGACGGGAAGCCTGATTAAACGCTTTGGTTTTAACCGCAGCTATTATCTGGCGTCGCTGATTTTTGCCGTCGGCTGTGCCGGGTTAGGGCTGATGGTCGGCTTCTGGAGCTGGATGGTCTGGCGCTTTATTGCGGGCGTCGGCTGCGCCATGATCTGGGTGGTAGTGGAAAGCGCCCTGATGTGCAGCGGTACTTCCCGCAACCGTGGCCGTCTGCTGGCAGCCTATATGATGGTCTATTATGTCGGCACCGTGCTGGGACAACTGATGGTCAGCAAACTGCCAACCGACCTGATGAGCGTCCTGCCGTGGGTAACCGGCATGGTGCTGGCCGCGATCCTGCCACTGCTCTTTACGCGCATTGTGAACCAGAGCAGTGAGCATCAGGAAGCGACCCATATCTGGCCGATGCTGAGACTGCGTCATGCGCGTCTCGGAGTGAACGGCTGCATTATCTCCGGGATTGTGCTCGGCTCGCTCTATGGTCTGATGCCGCTCTATCTGAATCATCAGGGCGTCAGTGATTCCGGGATCGGTTTCTGGATGGCAGTGATGGTCAGCGCCGGCATTATCGGGCAGTGGCCGGTTGGCCGTCTTGCTGACCGCTTTGGGCGCCTGCTGGTGCTGCGCGTTCAGGTCTTTGTGGTGATCATGGGCTGTCTTGCCATGCTGAGTAATGCCGCTATGGCACCGGCACTGTTTATTCTGGGCGCGGCGGGCTTCACCCTCTATCCGGTAGCGATGGCCTGGGCCTGTGAGAAGGTTGAACATCATCAGCTGGTGGCCATGAACCAGGCGCTGCTGCTGAGCTATACCATCGGCAGTTTGCTGGGCCCGACTTTTACCGCCATGCTGATGCAGAACTATTCCGACAATCTGCTGTTTATCATGATCGCCAGCGTGTCATTTATTTATCTGCTCATGCTGCTGCGTAAAGCGGGCGAACATCCTACACCGGTGGCTCATGCCTGA
- a CDS encoding anti-virulence regulator CigR family protein, whose product MSTRRFTTTALAVVLSLTFATAPAMANPGNGNGNGNGHGNGQGNSGNHGNGNSGKGNTGNQDHKQNNGHQNQGKSNKSVKDDVDARVSYDHARHLALNYGLTGYDSLPPGIAKNLARGKPLPPGIAKKTVPASMLGQLPSYPGYEWRVVGRDLVLIALSTAIVTTIINGVFD is encoded by the coding sequence ATGTCTACTCGTCGTTTTACCACTACAGCGCTGGCAGTAGTATTGTCTTTAACCTTTGCAACTGCACCTGCTATGGCCAATCCGGGAAATGGAAATGGAAATGGAAATGGCCATGGTAATGGGCAAGGTAATAGCGGCAATCATGGCAACGGTAATTCCGGTAAAGGGAATACCGGTAACCAGGACCACAAACAAAATAACGGTCACCAGAATCAAGGCAAATCAAATAAAAGCGTCAAAGACGACGTCGATGCCCGCGTCAGTTACGACCATGCCCGGCATCTGGCGTTGAATTATGGTTTAACGGGTTATGATTCCCTGCCGCCGGGGATTGCGAAAAACCTCGCGCGCGGTAAACCACTGCCTCCGGGTATCGCCAAAAAGACCGTACCAGCGTCAATGTTAGGTCAATTACCCTCTTATCCTGGCTATGAATGGCGGGTGGTCGGGAGGGATCTGGTCTTAATTGCGTTGAGTACGGCGATTGTGACCACCATTATTAATGGCGTCTTTGACTAG
- the pflA gene encoding pyruvate formate lyase 1-activating protein produces the protein MSTIGRIHSFESCGTVDGPGIRFITFFQGCLMRCLYCHNRDTWDTHGGKEVTVDELMKEVVTYRHFMNASGGGVTASGGEAILQAEFVRDWFRACHKESIHTCLDTNGFVRRYDPVIDELLEVTDLVMLDLKQMNDEIHQNLVGVSNHRTLEFAKYISAKGIKTWIRYVVVPGWSDDDDSAHRLGEFTRDMGNVEKIELLPYHELGKHKWVAMGEEYKLDGVKPPKKETMERVKGILEQYGHKVMY, from the coding sequence ATGTCAACTATTGGTCGCATTCACTCCTTTGAGTCCTGTGGCACCGTCGATGGCCCAGGCATCCGCTTTATCACCTTCTTCCAGGGTTGCCTGATGCGCTGCCTGTACTGCCATAACCGTGATACCTGGGATACTCACGGCGGCAAAGAAGTCACCGTTGATGAATTAATGAAAGAGGTGGTGACCTATCGCCACTTTATGAACGCTTCCGGCGGCGGCGTGACCGCGTCCGGCGGGGAAGCGATCCTGCAGGCCGAGTTTGTCCGCGACTGGTTCCGCGCCTGCCATAAAGAGAGCATTCACACCTGTCTGGATACCAACGGCTTTGTCCGTCGTTACGATCCGGTGATTGATGAACTGCTGGAAGTGACCGACCTGGTAATGCTGGATCTCAAGCAGATGAATGACGAAATCCACCAGAATCTGGTCGGCGTCTCTAACCATCGCACTTTAGAGTTCGCAAAATACATCTCAGCCAAAGGCATCAAAACCTGGATCCGTTATGTTGTGGTGCCGGGCTGGTCAGATGATGACGACTCTGCCCACCGTCTGGGTGAGTTCACGCGTGATATGGGCAACGTTGAGAAAATTGAGCTGCTGCCGTATCACGAGCTGGGCAAACATAAATGGGTGGCGATGGGTGAAGAGTACAAGCTGGATGGCGTTAAACCACCGAAAAAAGAGACCATGGAACGCGTAAAAGGCATTCTGGAGCAGTATGGTCACAAGGTCATGTATTAA
- the pflB gene encoding formate C-acetyltransferase: MSELNEKLATAWEGFAKGDWQNEVNVRDFIQKNYTPYEGDESFLAGATDATTALWDSVMEGVKQENRTHAPVDFDTSVASTITSHDAGYINKSLEKIVGLQTEAPLKRAIIPFGGIKMVEGSCKAYDRELDPMLKKIFTEYRKTHNQGVFDVYTKDILNCRKSGVLTGLPDAYGRGRIIGDYRRVALYGIDFLLKDKYAQFLSLQSDLENGVNLEATIRLREEISEQHRALGQIKEMAAKYGCDISGPATNAQEAIQWTYFGYLAAVKSQNGAAMSFGRVSTFLDAYIERDLKAGKITEQDAQEMIDHLVMKLRMVRFLRTPEYDELFSGDPIWATESIAGMGVDGRTLVTKNSFRFLNTLYTMGPSPEPNITVLWSEKLPLNFKKYAAKVSIDTSSLQYENDDLMRPDFNNDDYAIACCVSPMVVGKQMQFFGARANLAKTMLYAINGGVDEKLKMQVGPKSEPIKGDVLNFDEVMDRMDHFMDWLAKQYVTALNIIHYMHDKYSYEASLMALHDRDVVRTMACGIAGLSVAADSLSAIKYAKVKPIRDEDGLAVDFEIEGEYPQFGNNDARVDDMAVDLVERFMKKIQKLTTYRNAIPTQSVLTITSNVVYGKKTGNTPDGRRAGAPFGPGANPMHGRDQKGAVASLTSVAKLPFAYAKDGISYTFSIVPNALGKDDEVRKTNLAGLMDGYFHHEASIEGGQHLNVNVMNREMLLDAMEHPEKYPQLTIRVSGYAVRFNSLTKEQQKDVITRTFTQSM, encoded by the coding sequence ATGTCCGAACTTAATGAAAAGTTAGCCACAGCATGGGAAGGTTTTGCCAAAGGTGATTGGCAGAATGAAGTCAACGTTCGTGACTTCATCCAGAAAAACTACACCCCGTATGAAGGTGACGAATCCTTCCTGGCCGGTGCTACCGACGCAACCACTGCCCTGTGGGACAGCGTTATGGAAGGCGTTAAGCAGGAAAACCGCACTCACGCGCCTGTTGATTTCGACACCTCCGTTGCATCCACCATTACTTCTCACGACGCGGGTTATATCAATAAATCCCTCGAGAAGATTGTTGGTCTGCAAACTGAAGCACCACTGAAACGTGCGATTATCCCGTTCGGTGGTATCAAAATGGTTGAAGGTTCCTGCAAAGCGTACGATCGCGAGCTGGACCCAATGCTGAAGAAAATCTTCACCGAATACCGCAAAACCCACAACCAGGGCGTGTTTGACGTTTACACCAAAGACATCCTGAACTGCCGTAAATCAGGTGTTCTGACCGGTCTGCCAGATGCGTATGGCCGTGGCCGTATCATCGGTGACTACCGTCGCGTTGCCCTGTACGGTATCGACTTCCTGCTGAAAGACAAATACGCACAGTTCCTGTCCCTGCAATCCGATCTGGAAAACGGCGTAAACCTGGAAGCGACTATTCGTCTGCGTGAAGAGATCTCCGAACAGCACCGTGCGCTGGGTCAGATCAAAGAGATGGCCGCGAAATACGGTTGCGATATCTCCGGTCCTGCAACCAACGCTCAGGAAGCTATCCAGTGGACCTACTTCGGTTACCTGGCAGCGGTTAAATCTCAGAACGGCGCAGCAATGTCCTTCGGTCGTGTATCCACCTTCCTGGATGCTTACATCGAACGTGACCTGAAAGCAGGCAAAATCACCGAGCAAGACGCTCAGGAAATGATTGACCACCTGGTCATGAAACTGCGTATGGTTCGCTTCCTGCGTACCCCTGAGTATGATGAACTGTTCTCCGGTGACCCAATCTGGGCAACTGAATCTATCGCCGGTATGGGCGTGGATGGCCGTACTCTGGTCACCAAAAACAGCTTCCGCTTCCTGAACACCCTGTACACCATGGGGCCATCTCCGGAGCCGAACATCACCGTTCTGTGGTCTGAAAAACTGCCACTGAACTTCAAAAAATATGCCGCTAAAGTGTCTATCGACACCTCTTCTCTGCAGTATGAGAACGATGACCTGATGCGTCCTGACTTCAACAACGATGACTACGCGATCGCTTGCTGCGTAAGCCCAATGGTTGTTGGTAAGCAAATGCAGTTCTTCGGTGCGCGTGCTAACCTCGCGAAAACCATGCTGTATGCAATCAACGGCGGCGTTGATGAAAAACTGAAAATGCAGGTTGGTCCTAAGTCTGAGCCGATCAAAGGCGACGTCCTGAACTTCGACGAAGTCATGGATCGCATGGATCACTTCATGGACTGGCTGGCTAAACAGTACGTCACCGCGCTGAACATCATCCACTACATGCACGACAAGTACAGCTACGAAGCCTCTCTGATGGCGCTGCACGACCGTGACGTTGTTCGCACCATGGCATGTGGTATCGCAGGTCTGTCTGTTGCAGCTGACTCCCTGTCTGCTATCAAATATGCAAAAGTTAAACCGATTCGTGACGAAGACGGCCTGGCTGTAGACTTCGAAATCGAAGGTGAATACCCGCAGTTTGGTAACAACGACGCGCGCGTTGATGACATGGCGGTTGACCTGGTAGAACGTTTCATGAAGAAAATTCAGAAACTGACCACCTACCGTAACGCTATCCCGACTCAGTCTGTTCTGACCATCACCTCTAACGTGGTTTATGGTAAGAAAACCGGTAACACCCCAGACGGTCGTCGTGCTGGCGCGCCATTCGGACCAGGTGCTAACCCAATGCACGGCCGTGACCAGAAAGGTGCAGTTGCCTCTCTGACCTCCGTTGCGAAACTGCCGTTTGCTTACGCGAAAGATGGTATCTCTTACACCTTCTCTATCGTGCCAAATGCGCTGGGTAAAGACGACGAAGTACGTAAAACCAACCTCGCGGGTCTGATGGACGGTTACTTCCATCACGAAGCGTCCATCGAAGGTGGTCAGCACCTGAACGTGAACGTTATGAACCGTGAAATGCTGCTCGATGCGATGGAACATCCTGAGAAATATCCTCAGCTGACCATCCGCGTTTCTGGCTACGCAGTACGTTTCAACTCGCTGACTAAAGAACAGCAGAAAGACGTTATTACCCGTACTTTCACTCAGTCCATGTAA
- the focA gene encoding formate transporter FocA, producing MKADNPFDLLLPAAMAKVAEEAGVYKATKQPMTTFFLAITAGVFISIAFVFYITATTGTAGMPFGIAKLIGGICFSLGLILCVICGADLFTSTVLIVVAKASGKITWGQLAKNWLNVYVGNLIGCLLFVLLMWLSGEYMTANGAWGLNVLQTADHKVHHTFIEAVALGILANLMVCLAVWMSYSGRSLMDKAMIMVLPVAMFVASGFEHSIANMFMIPLGIVIRDFASPEFWTAVGSSPESFSHLTVMNFITDNLIPVTIGNIIGGGLLVGLTYWVIYLRGDNHH from the coding sequence GTGAAAGCTGACAACCCTTTTGATCTTTTACTCCCAGCTGCAATGGCGAAAGTTGCCGAAGAAGCGGGTGTCTATAAAGCAACGAAACAACCGATGACGACGTTCTTCCTGGCCATCACTGCCGGGGTGTTCATCTCCATTGCCTTTGTTTTCTATATCACCGCCACCACCGGTACTGCCGGGATGCCTTTCGGTATCGCTAAGCTGATCGGCGGCATCTGTTTCTCACTGGGTCTGATCCTGTGCGTTATCTGCGGCGCTGACCTCTTTACCTCAACGGTTCTTATCGTCGTCGCGAAAGCCAGCGGTAAGATCACCTGGGGCCAACTGGCAAAAAACTGGCTCAACGTTTATGTTGGAAACCTGATTGGTTGCCTGCTGTTTGTCCTGTTGATGTGGTTGTCGGGTGAATATATGACCGCCAACGGCGCGTGGGGGCTTAACGTCCTGCAAACCGCCGACCACAAAGTACATCACACATTTATTGAAGCCGTTGCGCTTGGCATTCTCGCCAACCTGATGGTCTGCCTGGCCGTCTGGATGAGCTACTCCGGACGCAGCCTGATGGACAAAGCCATGATCATGGTTCTGCCAGTCGCCATGTTCGTTGCCAGCGGCTTTGAACACAGTATTGCAAACATGTTTATGATACCTCTGGGTATTGTAATCCGTGATTTTGCCAGCCCGGAGTTCTGGACCGCAGTAGGTTCCAGCCCGGAAAGTTTCTCTCATCTGACCGTTATGAACTTCATCACTGATAACCTGATCCCAGTCACAATCGGGAACATTATTGGCGGTGGTCTGTTGGTTGGGTTGACATACTGGGTCATTTACCTGCGTGGCGATAACCATCATTAA
- the ycaO gene encoding 30S ribosomal protein S12 methylthiotransferase accessory factor YcaO, which translates to MTQTFIPGKDAALEDSIARFQQKLTDLGFNIEEASWLNPVPHVWSVHIRDKECALCFTNGKGATKKAALASALGEYFERLSTNYFFADFWLGDTVANGPFVHYPNEKWFPLTDDDELPEGILDDRLRAFYDLENQLTASMLIDLQSGNEDRGICALPFTRQSDEQTVYIPMNIVGNLYVSNGMSAGNTRNEARVQGLSEVFERHIKNRIIAESISLPEIPADVLARYPGVVESIAKLEAEGFPIFAYDGSLGGKYPVICVVLFNPANGTCFASFGAHPDFGVALERTVTELLQGRSLKDLDVFTPPTFDDEEVAEHANLETHFIDSSGSISWDMFKQDADYPFVDWSFAGTTEEEFATLMAIFTAEDQEVYIADYEHLGVYACRILVPGMSDIYPVEDLWLANNSMGAHLRETLLALPESAWEKEDYLNLITQLDDEGHDDFTRVRELLGLATGKDNGWYTLRIGELKAMLALAGGDLEQALIWTEWTIEFNASVFSAERANYYRCLQTLLLLSQEEDREPLQYLNAFTRMYGAEAVENASAALSGEAPFHGLQAVDSDLKAFPAHQSLLKAYEKLQKAKSAFWAK; encoded by the coding sequence ATGACTCAAACGTTTATCCCCGGCAAAGACGCCGCCCTGGAAGATTCCATCGCTCGCTTCCAGCAAAAACTGACCGACCTGGGTTTTAACATCGAAGAGGCCTCCTGGCTCAACCCGGTTCCCCACGTCTGGTCCGTGCATATTCGCGATAAAGAGTGCGCGCTGTGCTTTACCAATGGCAAAGGCGCGACCAAAAAAGCGGCGCTGGCCTCTGCGCTGGGTGAGTATTTTGAGCGTCTGTCCACCAACTATTTCTTTGCCGATTTCTGGCTGGGCGACACCGTGGCGAATGGCCCATTCGTTCACTACCCGAATGAAAAATGGTTCCCGCTGACCGACGATGACGAGCTGCCGGAAGGGATCCTCGACGATCGTCTGCGCGCGTTCTACGATCTGGAAAATCAGCTGACCGCCAGCATGCTGATCGATCTGCAATCAGGTAACGAGGATCGCGGTATCTGCGCCCTGCCGTTTACCCGTCAGTCTGACGAGCAAACCGTCTATATTCCGATGAACATCGTCGGCAACCTGTATGTCTCCAACGGCATGTCCGCAGGTAATACCCGCAACGAAGCGCGCGTTCAGGGCCTGTCCGAGGTGTTTGAGCGTCATATAAAGAACCGCATTATCGCAGAATCCATCAGCCTGCCGGAGATCCCGGCTGACGTGCTGGCCCGCTATCCGGGCGTGGTGGAGTCCATTGCCAAACTGGAAGCCGAAGGTTTCCCAATCTTTGCCTATGACGGCTCTCTGGGCGGTAAGTACCCGGTGATCTGCGTGGTGCTGTTCAACCCGGCGAACGGCACCTGCTTCGCCTCGTTCGGCGCGCACCCGGACTTCGGCGTGGCGCTGGAGCGTACCGTTACCGAGCTGCTGCAGGGTCGTAGCCTGAAAGATCTCGACGTGTTCACCCCGCCGACCTTCGATGACGAAGAAGTGGCTGAGCACGCCAACCTGGAGACGCACTTCATCGACTCCAGCGGCTCTATCTCCTGGGATATGTTCAAGCAGGACGCGGATTATCCGTTCGTTGACTGGAGCTTCGCCGGCACCACGGAAGAAGAGTTTGCCACGCTGATGGCGATCTTCACTGCTGAAGACCAGGAAGTGTATATCGCCGATTACGAACACCTGGGCGTGTACGCCTGCCGTATTCTGGTTCCGGGCATGTCCGATATCTATCCGGTAGAAGATCTGTGGCTGGCGAACAACAGCATGGGTGCGCACCTGCGCGAAACCCTGCTGGCGCTGCCGGAGAGCGCGTGGGAGAAAGAGGACTACCTGAACCTCATCACCCAGCTGGACGACGAAGGCCACGACGACTTCACCCGCGTGCGCGAGCTGCTGGGCCTGGCGACGGGCAAAGACAACGGCTGGTACACCCTGCGTATCGGTGAGCTGAAGGCGATGCTGGCGCTGGCAGGCGGTGACCTGGAGCAGGCGCTGATCTGGACCGAGTGGACCATCGAGTTCAACGCCTCGGTCTTCAGCGCAGAGCGCGCGAACTACTACCGCTGCCTGCAGACGCTGCTGTTGCTGTCGCAGGAAGAGGATCGTGAGCCGCTGCAGTATCTTAACGCCTTTACCCGTATGTACGGCGCCGAAGCGGTAGAGAACGCCAGCGCAGCCCTGAGCGGCGAAGCGCCATTCCACGGCCTGCAGGCGGTGGACAGCGATCTGAAAGCCTTCCCTGCTCACCAGTCGTTGCTGAAGGCCTATGAGAAATTGCAGAAGGCCAAAAGCGCTTTCTGGGCTAAATAA
- a CDS encoding DUF421 domain-containing protein → MEAFDLQRMAFDKVPVEFLGEVALRSLYTFVLVFLFLKLTGRRGVRQMSLFEVLIILTLGSAAGDVAFYDDVPMIPVFIVFVTLALLYRLVMWLMSKSEKLEDLLEGKPVAIVEEGKLAWEKVQRANMTEFEFFMELRVSSVEQLGQVKLAIMETNGQISVYFYEDDQVKPGLCILPDEFVERFMTIPEVGEYACRRCGHVETLSAGAHQLCPRCTNPEWTKVSRAKRIT, encoded by the coding sequence ATGGAAGCATTCGATCTTCAACGAATGGCCTTTGATAAAGTACCCGTTGAGTTTTTAGGCGAGGTCGCGCTGCGAAGTCTCTATACCTTTGTGCTGGTTTTCCTGTTCCTTAAACTTACCGGGCGGCGCGGCGTGCGCCAGATGTCGCTCTTCGAAGTGTTAATCATTCTGACGCTGGGGTCGGCGGCGGGTGACGTGGCGTTTTATGACGATGTGCCGATGATCCCGGTCTTTATCGTGTTTGTCACCCTGGCGTTGCTCTACCGGCTGGTGATGTGGCTGATGTCGAAAAGTGAAAAGCTGGAAGATCTGCTGGAGGGGAAACCGGTAGCCATTGTCGAAGAGGGCAAGCTGGCCTGGGAAAAAGTACAGCGCGCCAACATGACCGAGTTTGAGTTCTTTATGGAGCTGCGGGTGAGCAGCGTCGAGCAGCTTGGGCAGGTTAAGCTTGCCATTATGGAGACCAACGGGCAGATAAGCGTCTACTTTTATGAAGACGACCAGGTTAAGCCCGGGTTGTGCATATTGCCGGATGAATTTGTGGAACGTTTTATGACCATACCGGAAGTCGGCGAGTATGCCTGCCGACGCTGTGGTCATGTTGAGACTCTATCGGCCGGGGCACATCAATTATGTCCACGCTGCACGAATCCGGAATGGACGAAGGTTAGCCGGGCCAAACGCATCACCTGA
- the serC gene encoding 3-phosphoserine/phosphohydroxythreonine transaminase: MAQVFNFSSGPAMLPADVLKQAQQELCDWNGLGTSVMEVSHRGKEFIQVAEEAEADFRFLLNIPSNYKVLFCHGGGRGQFAGIPLNLLGDKTTADYVDAGYWAASAVKEAHKYCSPNVIDAKVTVDGLRAVKPMSEWQLSADAAYLHYCPNETIDGIAIHEEPNFGENAIVTADFSSTILSAPLDVSRYGVIYAGAQKNIGPAGLTLVIVREDLLGKAHKSCPSILDYTVLNDNDSMFNTPPTFAWYLSGLVFKWLRNNGGVAQMDKINQQKSELLYSVIDGSDFYRNDVAKANRSRMNVPFQLADSNLDKLFLEESFAAGLHALKGHRVVGGMRASIYNAMPLEGVKALTDFMTDFERRHG, translated from the coding sequence ATGGCTCAGGTCTTTAATTTTAGTTCAGGTCCGGCAATGTTACCGGCGGATGTGCTCAAACAGGCTCAACAGGAGCTGTGTGACTGGAACGGTCTTGGCACGTCGGTGATGGAAGTCAGCCACCGTGGTAAAGAGTTTATTCAGGTGGCAGAAGAGGCAGAAGCAGATTTTCGTTTCCTGCTGAATATCCCCTCAAATTACAAAGTATTATTCTGCCACGGCGGCGGACGCGGTCAGTTCGCGGGCATCCCGCTGAACCTGCTGGGTGACAAAACCACCGCGGATTACGTTGATGCCGGTTACTGGGCGGCCAGCGCAGTAAAAGAAGCGCACAAATACTGCTCCCCGAACGTGATTGATGCCAAAGTCACCGTGGACGGGTTACGCGCGGTGAAGCCGATGAGCGAATGGCAGCTCTCCGCGGATGCGGCCTACCTGCACTACTGCCCAAATGAGACCATCGACGGGATCGCCATTCACGAAGAGCCGAACTTTGGCGAGAACGCGATCGTTACGGCGGACTTCTCCTCCACGATTCTCTCGGCGCCGCTGGATGTCAGCCGCTATGGCGTGATCTACGCCGGCGCGCAGAAAAATATCGGCCCGGCCGGTCTGACCCTGGTGATCGTCCGTGAAGATCTGCTGGGTAAAGCCCACAAATCCTGCCCGTCGATTCTGGATTACACCGTGCTGAACGACAACGACTCCATGTTCAACACCCCGCCGACCTTTGCCTGGTACCTCTCTGGCCTGGTCTTTAAATGGCTGAGAAACAACGGCGGCGTGGCGCAGATGGATAAGATCAACCAGCAGAAATCTGAGCTGCTGTACAGCGTGATCGACGGCAGCGACTTCTACCGTAATGACGTTGCCAAAGCGAACCGTTCTCGCATGAACGTGCCGTTCCAGCTGGCCGACAGCAATCTCGATAAGCTGTTCCTGGAAGAGTCCTTCGCCGCAGGTCTGCACGCGTTGAAAGGCCACCGCGTCGTGGGCGGAATGCGTGCGTCTATTTATAACGCTATGCCGCTCGAAGGCGTTAAGGCACTGACCGACTTTATGACTGACTTCGAACGTCGCCACGGTTAA
- the aroA gene encoding 3-phosphoshikimate 1-carboxyvinyltransferase, whose amino-acid sequence MESLTLQPIARVDGTINLPGSKSVSNRALLLAALANGTTVLTNLLDSDDVRHMLNALKALGVHYTLSADRTRCEVTGNAGALHSADALELFLGNAGTAMRPLAAALCLGSNDIVLTGEPRMKERPIGHLVDALRQGGAQIDYLEQEDYPPLRLRGGFTGGEVAVDGSVSSQFLTALLMTAPLAPQNTTITIKGELVSKPYIDITLHLMKTFGVEVENHSYQRFVVRGGQQYQTPGNYLVEGDASSASYFLAAGAIKGGTVKVTGIGRNSVQGDIRFADVLEKMGAVVTWGDDFISCTRGELNAIDMDMNHIPDAAMTIATAALFAKGTTTMRNIYNWRVKETDRLFAMATELRKVGAEVEEGEDYIRVTPPAQLQAAEIGTYNDHRMAMCFSLVALSDTPVTILDPKCTAKTFPDYFDQLARISTLA is encoded by the coding sequence ATGGAATCCCTGACGTTACAACCTATCGCGCGGGTAGATGGCACCATTAATCTGCCTGGTTCAAAAAGTGTCTCGAACCGCGCTTTGCTGCTGGCAGCGCTGGCAAACGGCACCACTGTTCTTACTAACCTGCTGGACAGCGATGACGTTCGCCATATGCTCAATGCGCTGAAAGCGTTAGGAGTCCACTATACCCTGTCCGCCGATCGCACCCGCTGCGAAGTGACGGGCAATGCCGGGGCGCTGCACTCTGCTGACGCGCTGGAACTGTTCCTCGGCAATGCTGGTACGGCTATGCGTCCACTGGCGGCGGCCCTGTGCCTGGGCAGCAACGACATTGTGCTGACCGGCGAGCCGCGCATGAAAGAGCGTCCGATTGGCCATCTGGTGGATGCGCTGCGTCAGGGCGGCGCGCAGATTGATTATCTGGAGCAGGAAGATTATCCGCCGCTGCGTCTGCGTGGTGGCTTTACCGGTGGCGAAGTGGCGGTGGACGGCAGCGTCTCCAGCCAGTTCCTGACCGCGTTGCTGATGACCGCACCGCTGGCGCCACAGAACACCACTATCACCATCAAAGGTGAGCTGGTTTCCAAACCCTATATCGATATCACCCTACACCTGATGAAGACCTTTGGCGTTGAGGTTGAAAACCACAGCTACCAGCGTTTCGTGGTGCGCGGTGGGCAGCAGTACCAGACGCCGGGTAACTACCTGGTGGAAGGCGATGCCTCGTCTGCCTCTTATTTCCTTGCTGCGGGCGCCATTAAAGGCGGCACCGTCAAAGTGACCGGTATTGGCCGCAACAGCGTGCAGGGCGACATTCGCTTTGCCGATGTGCTGGAGAAGATGGGCGCGGTGGTCACCTGGGGCGATGACTTTATCTCCTGCACGCGCGGTGAACTGAACGCCATCGATATGGACATGAACCATATCCCCGATGCGGCGATGACCATTGCCACGGCGGCCCTGTTCGCCAAAGGCACGACTACAATGCGCAACATCTACAACTGGCGTGTAAAAGAGACCGATCGCCTGTTTGCGATGGCCACTGAGCTGCGTAAAGTAGGTGCCGAGGTGGAAGAGGGCGAGGACTACATCCGCGTTACGCCACCGGCCCAGCTGCAGGCTGCGGAAATTGGTACCTACAACGACCACCGGATGGCGATGTGCTTCTCGCTGGTGGCGCTGTCGGATACGCCGGTTACCATTCTGGATCCGAAATGCACCGCGAAAACCTTCCCGGACTATTTTGACCAGCTGGCGCGTATCAGTACGCTTGCCTGA